The DNA window AACATGATCATGCATTCAACTACCCTGTTTACATATCCATATGCAATTGAAGTCCTAAGGACTAAAAAAGAAGAGCTAGTAGAAGGCATAAATGACCCAGACCATGTTCTGAACTGGCTGATAGACATTGGTATTTTTACCCTAGAAAAAAAGATGATCATGAGTTTCTACAGGACATGAACAGAAATGTACTCTTGAGTTTTAGACATACTAATTTCTCAAGGTGAACAAGCCTGCAGGCTCTTTTTTTATCCATGTTTAAAGCAAGTGGAGCCAAAACTTTATAGCAAGATGAGAAAATACGTCAGTGAAGTAAATGAAAGCATTGGAGATGCTAGAAGACGACTGGTAGGATATCTACTCGAAAAAGACAAGGTTTGGTTTGAAAATACCAGTGAAcagcaccaggaaaaaaaaaaaaaacagtcctAGAAAAGAAACTCAACTTCCAGGAGCAGCAAAACCTAGAAAAGTTCATTCTGATTTTGGCATCTTTGATGCAGTCACTAAAGGTTATATTTTGGAGTTAGAGAAAATATTGAAAGATAATGATATTAATGCACTAAACTCTTCAAGTGAAACACTTCTGCATGTTGCAGCTGCTAACAGACATCTAAAAATAATGGAATATTTGATCAGCAAAGGTGCAAAGATAGATGTGAAGGacaagaaaggaagaacacCCCTGCACAGGGCTGCTGAGAAGGGCCATAGTGATGCCGTGAAAGCACTTCTCCAATGTGGTGCTTACATGAACAGTTTGGATATGGAAGGCAAGACACCACTTCATTTGGCTGCACAGAATAACCACAGTCTCATATTGAAGATGCTCCTGAAAGAAGAGGCAAGAAGCTACAGGAACCAGCACAACTTTTTGCACATGGTAGCTCTTAAAGATGAGGGCAAACCagcaaaattgcttttaaaggcTGGCACCTCCACTGATGGAAAGGACGAAAAAGGACAGACTGCTCTCACTTACGCCGTTTCTCAGGGTTGTGAAAATACTGCAAAAGTACTGTTAGAAGCCGGAGTCAGCGTTGATTCCAACATGGCCAAAAGAGCCCTCAACAGCAACCATCCATCTACCTTCAAACTACTactagaatattttaaagatttgtcATCTGACATAATGGAGTCAGCTCTTTTTATAGCTGCACAGAAAAATCTGCATGGTATCGTAGCAGCTTTAATTGACAGAGGTACAGATATAAATGCCTAAACTGAAATGCAGTACACTACTCCTGGCATGTGAAACAGGCAAAGCTGAATCAGCAGAAGTTCTACTCAAAAAGGGAGCAAACTTTGGAGTAAAGACTCCTGCTTCAGACACAGCTTTACACTTGGCAGTTCAGGCTGGGGCTGGTTCCATGGCAAATCTGCTTCTGCACAAAGGGATGGAAGTTAACCTTATGAACCAAGCTGATGAAACCCTGCTCCATGTTGCTGCACTTCATAATAAAGGAGCATTAGTTGGCCTTTTAGTTAATGCTGGGGCCAAAATTAATGCTGTCACTAAAGAATTTGTTACTCCCCTGCATATTGCAAGTCAAAGAGGCAACACTGATGTAGCCCAACAGCTGTTGCACCACAAAGCCAACATCATTAATGTTAAGGATAAGTAGTTGAAATCACCTTTACATTTTGCTGTTGAAAGGGGAGATAAAACAATGGTAGAGATGCTTCTGAATGCTAAAGCTGACCCCAATGCACAAGACAAGGAGAAGACGACTCCTCTGCACACTGCAGCTGTGAGAGGACATCTCAGTATTGTGAAAGTTCTGTTAGctaaaaaaggaagatttggAGCTAAGGACATGGATGGACGTACTCCAATGCACAATGCAACCATCAAAGGACACACAGATATTGTAAAAATTCTTTTTGAcatcagggaaaaataaaaacattgatAGAAACATTTGGAGAAAGACTGCACTGCATATTGCAGCAGAATATGGACACAGAGACCTGATAAATCTGCTGAGCTATGGGGTGGCCATTAATGCCTTAGACAGCAGCAAGGATACTCCACTGCATTGTGTATGCAAAGCTGGTCATTTTAATGCGGCAAATTCCCTTGTAAAGTGGtcacaaggagaaaaagcaaatttacTAGCTGCTAATGGTCTCAAAAAGACCCCATTGCAAGTAGCagaatttaataaaacagaaaatcaggCTCAAATTgtaacacttctgaaaatgttaataACAAAATGAAGATATAATGCAAAAACTTATAAATTTAAATGCAGAATTCTCTTTTAATGTAATTTGGATAGTGCTGTTACCTGGTATGGTTGAGAATTATGTTAGGGCAGGCAAAATTAAGTTAGCAATCAAAATTGGCCatagaaaaaaaaggtcttaaAGACACTGTTAAACTTCTAAGTATTAATTACTCTCCTGCTTCTCTCATGATTCTCATAGTTGGAGCCAGTTTAAAAAGCACCAGTCTTAACACATTGTGGATTACCTCCTCTAGTACAAatcaagactttttttaaaaaaaggtagaacATAACTTTTCATATATCTGTGAATATTAGCCTGTATGGATAGCTTAGTTAAGCATTGTTTGctaaaatcatatttttaaaaagccacctATTATAAGGAGCAATCTGTATCCTAAGGATATTGAGCATAGAGGTGTTGGAGTAGATaatactggttttgtttagCTTAGGCAGACCCAACTGCAGAGTGCTGCCAAAGAGATTGATCTGCCCTCCCTTTCAGTCCAGTCATGCCTGCCTGCTCTAGGTTGTATGTGTGAGCTGATCCAACTTATCTCATAGCTATAACTGAACAAAGGGGAGAAGCAGGGTAGCAAACAGCTGAACAGCACTGGCTCTCCCGAGGGTAATGTAGTACTAGCTTGGTTTATGCTGATGACAGTTTTGCTCACTGAGCTAACTGGAGATCTGAAGGCATCTCTCTGCAAAATTACTAGTGTGTGGTTGCTCTACTCTAGATGTACTAGACCTACTCCCCATGTTAATAAATCCTATGAAAAGGCTTGGTATAAACCACGCAGAGGAGCAGTGTGTGCCCAAATATTTGCTAATACAATGATGTTGTTTCCAGGACACTTTTATGTGTTACACTGACATTCAACATTGGGCTGGACCCTCTTTAGGCATTTCTATATCATATGGCATTGACAGATCCTGAGACTataacagtaatttttctttctatctttCATCACACCATTTGTctagattttgcatttttaagtagACATAATGAAAACAATCATATTTGCTGTTTATTAATTCCACTTTCAAATAAATTCCAGCACAAAGATGAAATGTTCAGAATAAAAGGGTTGCAACAGAGTTTATTggttcaaaatatttgtatcaTCATCTCTTAAAACAGCAACACTTTGTTGAGCCGACGGAAGGTTCTCTGTGGTCGTTTTCTATATAATGATAATCAACCCTCGCGGTTCTTCACCATTCCCTTCAGTATATGATCAGATGCCTAACTACCATGAAGGGAAGAATACTTCttgtgaaacaaaacacagatttaAGAACTCATAAGAATAAACCTGTGACTTTTATAGCCATGTTGCAACACAACCCGCACAACACCCTGCTGCTGTCATCCTCTGGATGGACACGACCGCACGCTAGAAGTACACGGGGGGAGGCTAGCAAAACCGACACCTGCAGCACGGTGCACCGAAGGAGCGTCCCTCCGCGCTCAGCGCATCCGCTCCAGCGGGCCGGGATCCCCCCGGCCGCTCGCAAACCGCCGTCAGCCCAGTGCGTCTCAGCAGCCCCGAGCGAGTACGGGGGAAGCGCCCGGTGGGTCCCCGGCCAGCCGGGGCCCTGAGGCACGGCTCCGCCCCGCAGCGAGCGGGGCGCCCCGGAGGAGCCGCCGGCACCGGGGCACGCGGCCCGGGCGGCCCCAGCCTCCCTCTGTCGCGGCCCGCTCTCCCCCCTCACGCTTCCCGCTCGCCCGCCGCGCTCTCCCACGCCTGCCTGACACTCGCCCCCTTGCCCTTCGCCCGTCCGCTGAAAACCGCCCCTCAGCGCCCGGCTCGCCCTCGGCTGCCCCCGGCGCGGCGCGCCCCGCCTACCCCAGCGCCATCTCTCCGCCTCCTCCCCGGCTTCTCCTCACGGCGCAGCTTCGCCGAGGCTCCTGCGCATGCGCCGCGCGTGCCCAGTCACCGGCGCGGCGCTCCCACCCCTTCTCGCGAGATCGGTGGGGCCGGTGtcatggcggcggcggcagaggagctggaggtggACATCGAAGGGGACCCGGCGGCCGTGCCCGGAGAGGTGACGCCGGGGTAAGTGAGGGCCGTGCCAAGGGCtggcggccccgccgccgcggggaaCGCGCCCCTTACCTCCGGCGAGCAGGGTTTGTGTGGTCGCGGCGGCCGGGGTTTGCGTGAGGGGGCGGCGAGGGGAGCGCGTCCCCGGAGCCCCGCGCCCTCGCTTGCTGAGGGGGctgccccggccgccgccgggcgcCTCAGGGAAGAGACCTTGGCGTGTCATTGAGGGCCGCGGAGGGCGGGTGGGGAGCGCCGGTGCTGAGTATCGCAGGCCAGGGCGCTGCGAACGGGGCCGGCGAAAGCACTGAAGCGAGGTGAATGCAGAACTGCGGTCAGCGGATCCGGCAGAACGTGAACTAGGTACGCTTGGTGGTGAGACTGCTGGGAGacttctttaaaatacacagaagtcacaaaatcatggaatggtttgggttggaagggacctttagaggtcatctagtccaactcccctgcagcgagcagggacatcttcaactagatcaggttgctcagagccccgtccaacctgaccttgaatgttcccCGGGttggggcatctcccacctctctgggcaacgtGTGCCACtgtttcaccatcctcattgtaaaatattttttccttatatccagtctgaatctaccctcctttagtttaaaaccatcaccccttgtcctgtcacaacaggccttgctaaagaggttgcccccatccttcctatagtccccctttaagtactagaaggctgcaataaggtctcgCCGCAGCCTTCTCtactccaggctgaacaaccccaactctctcagcctgtcctcgtaggagaggtgctccatccctcagataatttttgaggcctcctctggacccgctccagcAGTTCCATGTCCCTTCTGTGTTGGggcctccagagctggatgcagcactgcaggtggggtctcaccagagcagagtagaggtgGCAGAATCACCTCTCTTGGTCTGCTGGCTGTGCAGTCAGTGTGCTGCATAACAGGTAGTGAACTCACAGAGGCAGACAGGGTCAGAAAACTGAACTTAGGGAGggtcagaaaaattattcaagaaATTCACAGGTAAAGGATCTGTAAACAGATGCTGAAGTGAAAGGACTGCAATTCTAACATTACAAATATATTCCAGCAGGTGCTGGGAGACCATGAGGGGATTGTGTCGGAGACAGTGGCCGGGCTTGCATACAGTCCTAGAGTAAcatctgctgctgcccctgTTGGAGACAGAATACTGGGCAAAGGGGGCTATTGGTCTGACCTGTTTCTTGATATGCTCTGAAAGAAGCAGGAGTTATATTGGTTTCTGGATGTACATAAGGATTTATCCTTACTTATGAAGAGATGTTTGAGCTGCTGGCACAAAGCAATTTGGAATAGTGGGTGAATTTAATTTTAGCGGCTTTGCAAGGGATATAGGGCTAATTAGTCTTCAGAAAAGCCTGATTGTTCTGGAAGCAAAGAATGACAAAAAAGATTTACATTAATTACTAAGGAGATTTTATGCTGcattaaaatagaagaaagtTGATCAATTATGTAAAAAAAGTGACAGATTTCTAAAAGTAGTAAGTAGTTATTtacagaaaagacaaagcatAATCTGGATAAAGTCTATAAAAGCACTACTAATTCTGTACGATAGGATTCTGTTAAACCTTGCGTAGTATGAGCTTTCCTCAGGAGGAAAagagtttgttggttttttctttataaggGGGTGTTTTTACCTTATTTGGAGAAAGATGGAGGAAGGGTAAGTGGAGATAATACAACTCAATGACACTTTTAGTACTAAAAATATAGTTCTTTATGTGTCCATAAAATTCTTCTTTCACTTGTATATATTTTACATGGTCCCTCCTGCTTTCAGTCTTTCTGGAAGAGAATTTTTACTGTTCAGGGTTTCACTGGTATCGCATATGGTCTGCAGTGAGATAGGTGAGGAGTTGCTACTGCAATTACTAAGAAAGATGACTTGCTGGTGGGGGATTTATGCTATGCCTAATGGAATATTATAAGAGAGTAACATATAATAGGCTGCAATGtatgattttcattttagtatCTGTCACCTTCTGTTAATCATCTTGTTATTTACTACACTGTTATTTTAACTGTGACAGCATTCATTTTGTTTGAATATGTTTGCATTGTCTTGAACACTGGAATCTTTTTCAGAGATCATGAAAACACAGCTTCAAGCTTGCTGCAGGATCACTATCTTGATTCATCTTGGAGAACTGGTAACAGTCTCGTAAGTATTAAATGAATGATACTTCTAGAAAGGTTATCAGCACTCATGTTTTCTCCATTCTGTACATGCTTTTTTAGGCTTCTAACCAGtgttttttgtttacttttagaAACTATTATATATTGTTGATATTCAAGTAACAGTGACAgaactaaaatattaaaatatatttgtatttttttttgcagccaTGGACATTGGACAGCAGCATTAGTGAAGAAAACAGGGCTGTCATTGAGAAAATGTTGCTGGAAGAAGAGTATCCTTTTGCTTATTTGCTTGGTGTTTTCCTTTATAACAATAGAAAACTTCCTATTGCCAAAGGAAATGGACAAATCTTTTCATTGTAGGGTGACTGTCATCTTGTAGGTAGATTGCAGAAATCAAGGAGGACTTCTGAATTGATCATCTAGCTACCTGCAGCTTCCTCTGATGCTCCTGattcttcagaaaattattccaAAGCTTGTCAGATTTAAGCTGGCGCTGGCACCAAAAATAGCAATATTTGTCCCCACTTCAGCTGCTTGTTCAGTGCCACCTCCAGTATCGTGCTGATGCAGCCGTTTGTGTTGCTTCATAGTGAACCTGATCAAACAGCTGATTTGGCTAAAAATAGCTAGTTCTTTTTGCTGAATCGTTCTTCACTTGGCCTGCTTTGCTGTCTCATCTGTCTGGCTACATCCATACTTCTGCCAGCATGGAAGATGAAAACGGGAAGGAACAGCTgctactctttttttctttttttttccctttttttttcttttttctttttaaagcagtgttGGCTTAAATAGTCTTACCAGtagcaggggcaggagttggacttgatagtccttgcaggtcccttccaactcaggacattctgtgattctatgatttctgcTGTAAGTCAACCTCACAGACTAGGTAGATTATAGCAATAGTAATCACAggctaatttattttcatgttctttttgtAATTGAGTGTAGTAATATACTGTAATAGAGGAACAAGAAAATGAAGCCGTTTGAAGTTTTCCTAATAGAATGGATTATTGAGGCTTAACTTGAAAATAGGTAAGTATCAGTACaatgaaaattacttcagtatattttctaagtcaaaaaagaaaaatgctgttgtaGAAACAGGATACCTAGTTTGCTGCAAGTAAAGTGAGCATGGGTGTTCAGAGTCAAATGTCACTTCCTTATGCATTAAACTAGTAGGTGTGTGTGAAGTTGTGTATTTAAGTTTTGAAAGTAGTGCAGTATTTGCTTCTCCAGCTGAATAATTATGAACCAGGATAATTTATATGATTATTAGAATTCTCACATGAGCAAATATCTCCAATGCTTTGAAAACCTACTTAGTAACTATTTCAGATATTATTTATCTAATAAAtcactttctgaaaaaatatggCTCAATCAAAAGGAAGTGGAGAAAAGATCTGTGAAAAGGTAAGCTGTGTTTGGGGAAATATTCTCAGTTAAATGATGTGCAACAGCGTCACAattattaacttttattttcactttgttttttatttgcagcCCACataagaaaactggaaaagccaTGTACGTACATTTTAATGATTGAGTTGCATTTTTAAGCGTGGCATCTGACTTTTGTTCAGTTACTGGAcactattaaaacaaaaagttacAGCTCCTTAGTTCCTTTTGTTTGGctgtacaaaattatttaagaaaccTTTCAATGCGAAGAAATATTGTATAGGCCTGTAGTAAACTAATTTGGTTTTTGTAGCACCGTGGtccttacaaaaaaaacccttgctaATTCTAGTTGGCATTCTTGCCTGaactttttctgtttgctgcttctgtgtatttctgtaCTGTTAGTTACTGATGAATGTTGTGTTGCCTTGAATTTTCCAATGTGATGGAGAAGCTGACGTGACTCtagatattttatttatcaGCCGCATTCATGTTTAAAACAATATATAGAGTTTTACAGAAGGTAGGGAGTCGTCTTCCTCTCAGAAGTTGACTTTGGTTACTGGGATTtgagaatatatatttttaagagagcactatcttctttttcctgttttcctagGGTGCGATCACCTACAAAATCAGCTAGCTACTCATTAAAGTGGACACCGGAAGAAAAAGAACTGTTTGAACAAGGACTGGTACGTTTGCTTAtatctttaatattttgaataGAAGTCATTAGTTTAtcttaaataacaaaataacatgcttatttaattattatatacttctggttttgtacttctactgtgttaaaaataattgccaTCTACTAAGAGTGTAATGTTAAATCAGATTTATGTTGATGAACCCCCAAAATGGCTTTGTTTACCAGATTTTGTTCATGTGAGGCTGATTGCAATTTGTGATCACAACATATCTCAAGTACACAGCTTTATGAATTGTACAATTGTAAATAGTTAACTACAGGGAGTATAGTGTGTGCTTAAAGCAAATCAGCTAATAAAGTGAAATCCTTTAACTAGTATTGTAAGGTCTTTAGAGATTATGTGGTTGTACAGTGCTCAGTGTAATAGGGTTTCCTTCACCAAGTACAAATTCATTTCAGTAGGATTCCATGAGTTAATAGGCAGTATAATTTACAGTGTGCCTGAATTGGGTGAAGAAGATCCTCTAGTGAAGAAGATCCTCTAGTTAAGAAGAATAACAATAATTTACCGTTGGATGCAATTTTCTTAGTGCTAGAATATGAGTAGCGAGGTTCTTTACCATAGGTTTGCTATACTGTTTGTGCATTTGTAACAAATAATTGAGTGTTTAAACTTTTTTGTCACATAAAGTGGAATGTCTAGAATGCTGGGTGACTTAAACGTGCTTTGTTGTACTAGGTGAAATTTGGCCGCCGGTGGACAAAAATTGCCAAGTTGATTGGAAGTCGTACTGTTCTACAAGTAAAGAGCTATGCTCGGCAGTATTTTAAGAACAAGGTAAACAGAATATCTCTGTAGTTAACAAACAGGCCATTTGACAACTATGCTGTTGTAGATGTAGCTTGATTTTAGTGTGTCTTTTCTCAGGGTACTGCTGTTAAAGTATGTACTCTTATTTCCATATTCAGAAAAGTGGAATATGATTATTTGCAGATTTAAATGTGAAGTCAGACCTGATTTAAAATTCCTGGAATGACTTAGGTATTTTTATTGCTGGTATAACTAAACAATAAATGTAGTATAATTTTAGTCTCTTATACTGTTGGCTGTTAGtctgaaaatacttgttttctactgtacagctgtttctgctgcGTGTTGTAGTTTTACCTTTAGCCTCATTTTAGACTTCAAGACCGTTTAAGAAGAAATTCCAACTGTCTGGTTTGTTTGGTGTCTTTGTtgttggtctttttttaaaaaaaaaccaaatacataCTAATTTACACTTGGGCTAGAATTATACCTATAATGCTGTGTAAAATCAATTGCAATGGATTAAAATACATTGAAATAGTAAGATGAGGAGGAAACACTTCAGCATGTCTGCTCTTCAAGTAAAATAGTCCTGACTGTTTAGGAGGCAGAGGggattgttttgtttatttctcctaaaagtattttatattttcctaagGCAAAAAGTGGTgattctgaaaaagaagagcaaagtcGGTGTGGTAGCAATCTTCCTGTTGAAGATGGGATAAGGGTAGAAGCGTGGTCTTCTGAAAACTTGAGGGGCCGTGCAGACCCCAATCTGAATGCAGTGAAAATTGAAAAGCTGTCAGATGATGAAGAAGTAGATATAACTGATGACGACATGGATGAACTACTTTCTCCTACCTTCCAGCAAGAAACTGGAAAATCTGAATTATGTGTTATTTCAAAAAGTCCAGCCgaggaaatgaaaggaatggAACATGTTTTTTCATCTGTTGGACACAGTTCTGCAATTTCTTTGCCTAAAGAAGATCCTCACCATACCAAACAAGATACAGTGGATGCATTAGTATTTCCAGGTGTTGCAGCAACATGTTCCCAGCACCTGAACGGTGATAAACCTGTGAACTTAGATTACCAGCAATACCATAATTTTATTGAGAAAGCTGAACAAGGCAGACTAGTAACATCTCGTGGTACTAGACAAGTAACTGATCAGGAGCTTAACGAGGAACAGAGAGACTTGGCTGATAATggattgctttttccttctccctgccaaGTGGATGAAGATCATCAAGAAGAAGCAGAGGAGCTTAagccacctgatcaagaagtGGAGGTAGACAGAAGCATCATtctagaagaagaaaagcaagctaTTCCTGAATTTTTTGAAGGGCGCCAGGCCAAAACACCAGAGCGTTATTTGAAAATTAGGAATTATATTTTGGATCAATGGTAAGATGCATTAGTTTAATGACTTATTTCAGTACATGAAGATGATTCATGCCCTGCTTTATTGTAGTTAAAACACTACTTAGTACTAATAGCTTAcgaaaataataaaattaattttatggtATCGATATAAAGATTGCCAGTGAACAGCACTGGTTATTAATGCTTCATTTGTATCTTcccagtttttttttctggcattctGGAAGTGAAGcaatgaaaatactttgaagCATTACGAAAATAGATCAGAACAAGCTGCATCCATTTTGGTTACGTTATTTTCTTACAATTTTTGTCATCCTATATATAAGAAGGCATATGTGATTTTAATAAATGGTTCCTCAAAATAACTGTCTAAATTAATTCCATAATGAGGTCTGTAGCATTGAGTACTGCATTTACAGAAGGGCAGCTAGAAGAAACAGTCTGTGCTGGAGCAAATAATGTTGACCaaaaaaatacttcacattCAGAATCAATTTGGAGTAGTGCTTGTACACTTGAATATTCTTATATTCCATCTccaaaaaatcagtttaagGAACCTTAGTGATTTGTGGTGGCAGGGTCAGTATACAGTTTGTTGTGTTAACAATTTTGTTGTGTGTGCTTGTTGTGTTGGTTAGCTTGcttttaagcagaaataattGCTGAGTTTAACTCTGTTCTCATTTTGTTGTCATGTGTATTGACAGCTTTTTCTAGCCGCAAAGAAACTCTGAAGTTCCATACCAGAGAATTGTTCAACTGAAACTTATCAGTATCAGTTTAAAAGCAAGTaacaatcacagaatggtcACAaagtggtaggggttggaagggacctctggagatcatcttgtccaaccccccttcttgagcaggcacacctagtGAACAGAGAGTGCATAGAGAGTGAAAACAGGCTTATTTATCACACCAAGGAAGCCTATGATTATGTGACCTATCTATACTAATCTAATGCAGACATTCTTTGATCAATTTAACAGTATCATAGTACTTCTGAGTAGTTCATTGCTTCCTGGCACCAGTCATGTTGAAAGGTTTGTTTTAACACACAGAACATAAGTTTCACTCTGCATAAGTATGAATGTATATAAATAACCCTAAAATAAATGGTATGTGTTTTgtgaaatttatatttttgctgTGATTGCCCAgcgtagtggtgtgtagtgtGTGCATTGCAGAGGGGGAAAAGAACCACTTTAGTGGCTTATCTTAATCTCAGTTTAAGTCACACGATTCCTTCCTTCCCTCGTGATTTGCTTCACGGTTTGATAATGTGCTGTACTTTATTTCAGGGAGAGATGTAAACCCAAATATCTGAATAAGACTTCAGTACGTCCTGGCCTTAAGAACTGTGGTGATGTTAACTGCATTGGACGGATCCACACATACTTGGAATTAATAGGAGCTATTAACTTTGGCTGtggtaaagatatttttattggaATCAGTTCAGAACTTAAACTTGAATCAGTTCTTGCACAACACATCTATTGTTGActgtcagatttttttattaaaatgaatattttcatgTGAAGGGTGAACATTAAGGTTAGTAGGTaggtctttaaaagaaaagttttaagtTCACTTAATTGGAGCGATCATGACTGCACTTAATCAGAAACAAGCATCCATGTGGATAATCTTCCAACTTCTCTGTACTCTTAATGTCTTAAATGGCAATTGTTGTTACATTTAAGTTCTGTA is part of the Phalacrocorax aristotelis chromosome 6, bGulAri2.1, whole genome shotgun sequence genome and encodes:
- the MYSM1 gene encoding deubiquitinase MYSM1 isoform X4, which produces MAAAAEELEVDIEGDPAAVPGEVTPGDHENTASSLLQDHYLDSSWRTGNSLPWTLDSSISEENRAVIEKMLLEEEYYLSNKSLSEKIWLNQKEVEKRSVKSPHKKTGKAMVRSPTKSASYSLKWTPEEKELFEQGLVKFGRRWTKIAKLIGSRTVLQVKSYARQYFKNKAKSGDSEKEEQSRCGSNLPVEDGIRVEAWSSENLRGRADPNLNAVKIEKLSDDEEVDITDDDMDELLSPTFQQETGKSELCVISKSPAEEMKGMEHVFSSVGHSSAISLPKEDPHHTKQDTVDALVFPGVAATCSQHLNGDKPVNLDYQQYHNFIEKAEQGRLVTSRGTRQVTDQELNEEQRDLADNGLLFPSPCQVDEDHQEEAEELKPPDQEVEVDRSIILEEEKQAIPEFFEGRQAKTPERYLKIRNYILDQWERCKPKYLNKTSVRPGLKNCGDVNCIGRIHTYLELIGAINFGCEQAVYNRPQPADKARSKEGKDTVEAYQLAQRLQSMRTRRRRVRDPWGNWCDAKDLEGQTFEHLSAEELARRREEEKLKPAKSSKGSRQIKSSFDPFQLIPCCLFTEEKQEPFQVKVSSEALLIMDLHSHVSMAEVIGLLGGRYSEADKIVEVCAAEPCNSLSTGLQCEMDPVSQTQASETLAARGYSVIGWYHSHPAFDPNPSIRDIDTQAKYQSYFSRGGAMFIGMIISPYNRNNPLPYSQITCLVISDEISSNGSYRLPYKFEVQQMLEEPQWDLIFEKARWIIEKYRFCHSVPMNKIFHRDSDLTCLQKLLECMRKTLGKFKLHSW